The DNA segment TCTTTTGAAGCTCATGATATGTTCTTACTCCTCCATAAAATGGCAGTTGCTCATATATTTCAACTATTTTTGAAATAATATCAGGTTCTATTCTTTCCATAAATGGTGTTTTGGTATAATACAAAGAACTTCTGGATACGCTAACCAGCTTGCATTGCTGCTTTAAACTCATTTTATCACTTTCTTTATCAATCATAGCTTGCTTAGTGTTTAACCCCAAATTCGCTACATTTTTTTGAGCCAGTTTAACTGTGTTGTTAAACTGCTAATCTCTCTGTATGCTTCGTCTAAAGCCTTTTGCTTTTCCGAAATCTCTTCTTTATGAGCTTTTTCCACTTTTTCTTTTGTAAATATTGCATCTATTCCTTCTAAATATTCAGAATGCCACCTTGTTAGGGTTTTTACGGTTATTCCGTATTGAGAGCATATCTCTGCTTGTGTTTTGTCTGCTTTGATAAATTCTTTTACCACTTTCGCTTTAAATTCCGGCGGATAAAATTTAGGATTCTTTTTCATGTTTTTCTTCCTTTCGTTTTGTATTTTTCTATTTTACCGA comes from the bacterium genome and includes:
- a CDS encoding transposase; this encodes MKKNPKFYPPEFKAKVVKEFIKADKTQAEICSQYGITVKTLTRWHSEYLEGIDAIFTKEKVEKAHKEEISEKQKALDEAYREISSLTTQLNWLKKM